The nucleotide window CGGATGGCGCAAAACGGTGAAACTGCGCTGCCCCGGATGTGCGCGCAGCCATTGGCGCAGCGATTTTTGGGTGAACCCCTCCTCCAGGGCGCTCCCGGCATCGAGCGAGGACAGCCAGCCCCGCACCGCCGCCACCGGCCCGGCCTTGATCGGCATGAACAGCAGCGGCGCCCGGCCCGCCGCCACGAAACTCGGCACCGCCGGCCCGCGCCGCGGCTCGAAGTTCGGGGTGCGGCTCAGGTTGAAACGGTCGAGCCTCGCCAGCGCCGCCTCCATCGCCCCGAAATTCGCCACCTTGCTTTCCAGCGGCTCGGGGTTCTGCTTGACGAGGCTTGTCGCCAGTCCCTGCACCCCGCCCTCGGCCCCCAGAAACCGGGCAAGCCCGTTCAGCACCGCAACGTCCTGGATATCCTCGTAATCCACATAGAACGCTGTTTGCCCGCCGACCTGCAGCGCCCGCAGCAGCTGCAGCTGAAACGCCTGCACCCCGGCCAGATGCGCCGTGAACTCGTCAGAGTCGAACAGCACCCGCGAGGTTTTTTGATGCCGCGCATCGCCCAGCTTCCACTGCCCGGTCTGCCGCGCGATCTGCAGCGAGACATAGCTTTCCACCGGATTGCGGGTCAGGATCACCTTGGCGCAGCGCGGATCGTCCAGCACCATGTCCAGCACCCGTGGGTCGTGGTCATGGAAAAACCGGAACCCGTTCAGACCCGGTGCCGCCCGCATCGCCGCCACCAGCGCAGCCGGATCTGCGGCGCGCTTGGCCATCGTGACTCCCAGCAGGCTGTCGGTCTTGGGGTAGCCGATGAAATGCGGGTTGAACGCCTCGCCGTGGCAGGTCACGCCCGGCACGTCGTTCAGGCTCGCCTCCAGCAGGTTGGAGCCGGTGCGCATTTCGGCAAAGATCACGAACAGGTCGTATCGGCGGCTCATGCGGCGCTCCCGGTCATTGCACCAGATAGGGGCGCTGGCCACGCGGGGCAGCGCTGCGCGGATCGCTGCCCACCGGGAATTCGCCCATCAGCGTGGGCTGCATCCCCTGATTCTTGAGGTTCTGCAAGAACCGGCCAAAGCCGGTCAGGTCGGCCATACGCGGCGCCTCGCTCAGCCGCCGGGTGGCGCGGGGGCTGATCTCATCTATGATCGTCTGCAGGGGTTCCATCGGGTTCTCGATGAAATCGGCCATCGTCCAGATCCGCACCCGGGCCTTCACATACATCGACCGCAGGATCTCCAGATGCTCGGTCTCGATCCGTTGCAACCGCGCCGCTTCGGCCCGGATGTCGGCGAAATTGGCGTTAGAGCGAAACAGCGGC belongs to Frigidibacter mobilis and includes:
- a CDS encoding sulfotransferase family 2 domain-containing protein → MSRRYDLFVIFAEMRTGSNLLEASLNDVPGVTCHGEAFNPHFIGYPKTDSLLGVTMAKRAADPAALVAAMRAAPGLNGFRFFHDHDPRVLDMVLDDPRCAKVILTRNPVESYVSLQIARQTGQWKLGDARHQKTSRVLFDSDEFTAHLAGVQAFQLQLLRALQVGGQTAFYVDYEDIQDVAVLNGLARFLGAEGGVQGLATSLVKQNPEPLESKVANFGAMEAALARLDRFNLSRTPNFEPRRGPAVPSFVAAGRAPLLFMPIKAGPVAAVRGWLSSLDAGSALEEGFTQKSLRQWLRAHPGQRSFTVLRHPVRRAHAAFCEYILNGEYAELREVLRKTYKLPLPPVAKVAKMDLEEHRAAFAAFARFLKGHLAGQTSVRIDAAWASQAAVLQGFAQFAVPDLIAREDRLAEDLAHLAAAVGLPEPPLPVPEAPSAPFALAEVMTEEIKALLREAYQRDYVAFGFGGWQP